A window of Streptomyces marispadix contains these coding sequences:
- a CDS encoding methyltransferase domain-containing protein, with protein sequence MRAQPAAFSECLELFSHAEEEEAYSRYLDLLLSVWSDGSALPGAPRAAEDAAEKIRQAPDGRRGHLALLLGLLTETGEPGLRRRVRAGLHHYLALLDTLRDEVPLGTALVYLLAHFPEDADRILPTARKAPLDPDDLARLERCLASFDPESPGIGRSWPSPARWVLSHAERDQERRWLATLGHEAKTAFWEKDTRTLLAYMGAKAACAVATGRVESEAPAEVDPVLLPDRAAAEMPQFNGHLDLMHCPACRGRLSRRATGVVCRDCAVGYPARQGYLDLSGEAVGTGDQIAGNSPLYLSWYEPLLRPAFLRVNGTNWNGAVSVADEDRYLAEHVRPVDGPLLDLGAGTGRWTQVLTRILGGERVVAFDLAATMAARLTKVVPDSLVVRGSGGGIPFADGSLGAVNCWNTVQSIDQPFATVREVGRCLGKGGTFTMLTYRKSHDPLYRYFQRQHEECLGVAAFDQKEMNEALDSAEMDVVDEYTPGTFLIVTAVRR encoded by the coding sequence ATGAGAGCACAGCCCGCTGCGTTCAGTGAGTGCCTTGAACTGTTCTCTCACGCAGAGGAAGAGGAGGCGTACAGCCGTTATCTCGATCTGCTTCTTTCCGTGTGGTCCGACGGGAGTGCCCTGCCCGGCGCGCCCCGGGCGGCGGAGGATGCGGCCGAAAAGATCCGCCAGGCGCCGGACGGGCGGCGCGGCCACCTCGCTCTGCTGCTCGGGCTGTTGACCGAAACCGGCGAACCCGGCCTGCGCCGCCGCGTACGAGCGGGGCTGCACCACTACCTGGCGCTGCTGGACACCCTGCGCGATGAAGTGCCCCTGGGTACCGCCCTGGTCTACCTCCTGGCCCACTTCCCCGAGGACGCCGACCGGATCCTGCCCACGGCGCGAAAAGCTCCGCTCGACCCGGACGACCTCGCACGCCTGGAGCGCTGTCTCGCGTCGTTCGATCCGGAGTCGCCCGGCATCGGCCGCAGTTGGCCCTCCCCGGCCAGGTGGGTGCTCAGTCACGCGGAGCGCGACCAGGAGCGACGCTGGCTCGCGACGCTGGGCCACGAGGCGAAGACCGCGTTCTGGGAGAAGGACACGCGAACGCTCCTCGCATACATGGGAGCCAAGGCGGCCTGCGCCGTAGCGACCGGACGCGTCGAGTCCGAGGCTCCGGCCGAGGTGGACCCGGTTCTCCTTCCCGACCGTGCGGCAGCCGAAATGCCGCAATTCAACGGGCACTTGGACCTGATGCACTGTCCGGCCTGCCGCGGGCGGCTCTCCCGCCGGGCCACGGGAGTCGTCTGCCGCGACTGCGCCGTCGGATACCCCGCCCGTCAGGGGTACCTCGACCTGTCCGGCGAGGCCGTCGGGACCGGAGACCAGATCGCCGGCAACTCGCCGCTCTATCTGTCCTGGTACGAGCCCTTGCTGCGCCCGGCCTTCCTCCGGGTGAACGGGACCAACTGGAACGGGGCGGTGTCCGTCGCGGACGAGGACCGGTACCTGGCCGAGCATGTGCGCCCGGTGGACGGTCCCCTCCTCGATCTCGGGGCCGGCACCGGCCGTTGGACACAGGTGCTGACCCGCATCCTCGGCGGTGAGCGGGTCGTCGCCTTCGATCTCGCGGCGACGATGGCCGCACGGCTGACGAAGGTCGTGCCGGACAGTCTGGTGGTCCGCGGGTCGGGCGGGGGCATTCCCTTCGCCGACGGCTCCCTGGGCGCGGTGAACTGCTGGAACACCGTGCAGTCGATCGACCAGCCCTTCGCGACGGTGCGCGAGGTCGGAAGGTGCCTGGGCAAGGGCGGCACCTTCACGATGCTCACCTACCGCAAGTCCCACGATCCGCTCTACAGGTACTTCCAGCGGCAGCACGAAGAGTGTCTGGGCGTCGCCGCGTTCGACCAGAAGGAGATGAACGAGGCGCTCGACTCCGCGGAGATGGACGTGGTGGACGAGTACACGCCGGGGACCTTCCTCATCGTCACCGCGGTGCGCCGCTGA
- a CDS encoding aldo/keto reductase — MEQRRLGSDGPLVSALGIGSLGMAGRYGPSDEAESLATLHAALDAGVTLLDTGDFYGVGSTEQLIGRALRGRRREQTALSVKFGMLCEPGGEWRRLDTRPEMVRHSLAYTLRRLGTDYVDVYRPARCDPDVPVEETVGAISEMVSAGYVRFVGLSEVDADTLRRAHETHPISDLQIEYSLLSRDIEGGLLQLARQLGVGITAYGVLSRGLLTGRRPEDRDGDVRAVFPRFQGDNLEHNLTLVHRLQAVAEARGMTTSQLAIAWVLAQGADIVPVVGARSRTQLAETLRAGGLGLSAEDLAAVERAIPAGSAAGDRYPRGPVPSSDDKP; from the coding sequence ATGGAGCAACGTCGGCTTGGTTCGGACGGTCCCCTGGTCTCCGCGCTCGGGATCGGCTCCCTCGGAATGGCAGGGCGCTACGGGCCTTCCGACGAAGCGGAGAGCCTTGCCACACTGCACGCGGCGCTGGACGCCGGAGTGACCCTGCTCGACACCGGCGACTTCTACGGAGTGGGGAGCACCGAGCAGCTCATCGGCCGCGCTCTGCGCGGAAGGAGACGCGAACAGACCGCACTGAGCGTGAAGTTCGGGATGCTGTGCGAGCCCGGTGGAGAGTGGCGGCGCCTCGACACCCGCCCCGAGATGGTGCGCCACTCACTCGCCTACACCCTCCGCCGCCTCGGGACGGACTACGTGGACGTCTACCGTCCGGCCCGCTGCGACCCCGACGTGCCCGTCGAAGAGACCGTCGGAGCGATCTCCGAGATGGTGTCCGCGGGCTACGTACGGTTCGTGGGTCTCTCCGAAGTCGACGCCGACACCCTTCGGCGGGCGCACGAGACCCATCCGATCAGCGATCTCCAGATCGAGTACTCGCTGCTCTCGCGCGACATCGAAGGCGGCCTTCTACAGCTCGCCAGGCAGCTCGGCGTGGGGATCACCGCCTACGGCGTGCTCTCGCGCGGTCTGCTCACAGGACGGCGACCCGAGGACCGCGACGGCGATGTCCGGGCTGTGTTCCCCCGCTTCCAGGGGGACAACCTGGAGCACAATCTGACGCTGGTCCACCGGCTTCAAGCGGTTGCGGAGGCCAGGGGGATGACGACCTCTCAGCTCGCCATCGCCTGGGTGCTGGCGCAGGGAGCGGACATCGTTCCCGTGGTCGGGGCCCGCAGCCGGACACAGCTCGCCGAAACGCTGAGGGCCGGAGGGCTCGGTCTCAGCGCCGAGGACCTCGCGGCCGTCGAACGTGCGATTCCCGCCGGATCGGCGGCCGGCGACCGCTATCCCCGAGGGCCCGTGCCCTCTTCCGACGACAAGCCGTGA
- a CDS encoding NAD(P)-dependent oxidoreductase produces MTTAILHPGQMGTAVAREMLRNDHADVVWLPAGRSPATRERAEQAGLRAVGDIGALAAESSVVMSICPSDAAEDVAQEVANQGFTGIYVEANAIGPERVRGIAKVLEAGGATVLDGGILGASGAKMRFYLSGPSKEVGAVRGLFDGTGVSAIPLDSEEVGTASALKLAFALWQKGARALAAVSYALADRYQVAGRLCSEAETEAEAETERTGPSPLSSPDEYLMPAAVRGWRWELEMAEIAETLTAAELSDDMAQAVGEVFGRWSPLRDRPAEDLAEALALLRTSHPGTAGPG; encoded by the coding sequence ATGACTACAGCAATTCTGCATCCGGGACAGATGGGCACCGCGGTCGCCCGGGAGATGCTCCGCAACGACCATGCGGACGTCGTCTGGCTGCCGGCGGGACGAAGTCCGGCCACCCGCGAGCGGGCGGAGCAGGCCGGTCTCAGAGCGGTCGGCGACATCGGGGCGCTGGCCGCCGAGAGCTCGGTGGTGATGTCCATCTGCCCGTCCGATGCGGCGGAGGATGTGGCTCAAGAGGTCGCGAACCAGGGCTTCACCGGTATCTACGTCGAGGCCAACGCGATCGGCCCGGAGCGTGTCAGGGGGATCGCGAAGGTTCTCGAAGCGGGCGGCGCCACCGTGCTCGACGGTGGAATCCTCGGTGCGTCCGGCGCGAAGATGCGCTTCTATCTCTCGGGACCGTCCAAGGAAGTCGGCGCCGTGCGGGGCCTGTTCGACGGCACCGGGGTGTCGGCGATACCGCTGGACAGTGAAGAGGTCGGCACCGCTTCGGCTCTGAAACTGGCCTTCGCCCTGTGGCAGAAGGGCGCCCGCGCCCTGGCCGCGGTCTCGTACGCGCTGGCCGATCGGTACCAGGTGGCCGGGCGGCTGTGCTCGGAGGCCGAGACCGAGGCCGAGGCGGAGACCGAGAGGACCGGCCCCTCCCCGCTGAGCAGTCCGGACGAGTACCTGATGCCCGCCGCCGTACGAGGCTGGCGCTGGGAGCTGGAGATGGCGGAGATCGCGGAGACGCTGACCGCTGCCGAGCTGTCTGACGACATGGCACAGGCAGTGGGCGAGGTGTTCGGACGCTGGAGCCCGCTTCGGGACCGGCCTGCCGAGGACTTGGCCGAGGCTCTTGCTCTGCTGCGCACCTCGCACCCCGGTACGGCCGGCCCGGGGTGA
- a CDS encoding LysR family transcriptional regulator → MIDSPPRDDAHIPPLGDLRLLVALDALLQTGSVTKAAERLQLSPSAMSRTLHRIRHKLGDPILARAGRGMVVTPKGVELRERVHILVREAQVLLSAGGENDVPEVGRNFALIVDDGYAGVLAPHLASHSRAQAFDFLPEGQGDRKALSEGTADLKIGRVYSSSPELRVENLTYSRFVGVAALGHDLLKGSVSVEDFARASHIDILRGDGAASTVEASLAEYDLRRTVAVTTPHYTSALSMIGQTDLVAVVPEILVKSGSLMAGLRSFELPVPIAPFAIRMVWHPRSDADPAHTWLRSRIRDALQNGIGPSARYPEQPQQQGH, encoded by the coding sequence TTGATCGATTCCCCACCCCGCGACGATGCCCACATACCACCCCTCGGCGACCTCCGACTGCTGGTCGCCCTGGACGCCCTCCTTCAGACCGGGAGCGTGACCAAGGCTGCGGAGCGCCTGCAACTCTCCCCTTCCGCGATGAGCCGGACGCTCCACCGCATCCGGCACAAACTCGGAGATCCGATACTGGCCCGCGCCGGCCGCGGCATGGTCGTCACACCGAAAGGAGTGGAGTTACGAGAGCGGGTGCACATACTCGTACGCGAGGCCCAGGTCCTGCTTTCCGCGGGAGGCGAGAACGACGTCCCCGAGGTGGGCCGGAATTTCGCGCTCATCGTGGACGACGGGTACGCGGGCGTACTCGCGCCGCATCTCGCCTCGCACAGCCGGGCGCAGGCTTTCGACTTTCTCCCCGAAGGGCAGGGAGACAGGAAGGCTTTGAGTGAGGGAACCGCGGACCTCAAAATCGGAAGGGTGTATTCCAGCTCGCCCGAACTCCGCGTGGAAAACCTGACCTACAGTCGCTTTGTCGGTGTCGCCGCGCTGGGCCACGATCTGCTGAAGGGGTCCGTCAGTGTCGAGGATTTCGCGCGGGCCTCACACATCGACATTCTCAGGGGCGACGGTGCGGCGTCCACCGTCGAGGCGTCGTTGGCCGAATACGACCTGCGCCGCACAGTGGCCGTGACGACACCGCACTACACCTCGGCGCTCTCCATGATCGGCCAGACCGACCTCGTCGCCGTCGTGCCGGAGATCCTCGTCAAATCGGGGTCTTTGATGGCGGGCCTCCGTTCATTCGAACTCCCCGTCCCCATCGCCCCCTTCGCCATCCGCATGGTGTGGCACCCGCGCAGCGACGCCGACCCGGCGCACACCTGGTTACGCTCCCGCATCCGGGACGCCCTCCAGAACGGCATCGGACCGTCGGCGCGGTATCCGGAGCAACCACAGCAGCAGGGCCACTAG
- a CDS encoding MFS transporter — protein MTTDQRGEAAAGKGAKGTLSRPLMIVLATAVGAAVANRFYIEPLLSLVAGTFHVSTTAAGLLVTCANVGYVIGLVLLVPLGDLVEQRRLVTLMLVAAGVIAAACAAAPNLPVLMLTLGGLAMLSVCAQILVPLAATLAAPEERGHVVGFVTSGLLIGTLSARTVSGFAAGLAGFRLIFAVAAVVMIVLAVLLKRVLPPTPPAQRQGYGGLLGSVVTLVATEPELQRRMILAFLQFAGFTVLWTPMAFLLAGPPYHYGATVIGLFGLFGVVSAMAAPVAGRLGDKGRSGLTVTLSLALMVVSWGALALGASSLVALIAGIVLLDAGFQGAHINHQRTVFALQPEARSRINTAYMFAFFLGGVAGSSLAAVVYDAGGWTGTCLLGLVLALVALLLWLLRIPRRRSDAVLEGVPDAGA, from the coding sequence GTGACCACCGACCAGCGTGGCGAGGCAGCAGCAGGCAAGGGTGCGAAGGGCACCCTGTCGCGGCCGTTGATGATCGTGTTGGCGACGGCGGTGGGCGCAGCGGTGGCCAACCGCTTCTACATCGAGCCGCTGCTGAGCCTTGTCGCGGGGACGTTCCACGTCTCCACCACGGCCGCCGGGCTGCTGGTGACCTGCGCCAACGTGGGATATGTGATCGGCCTCGTGCTGCTGGTGCCGCTGGGCGACCTGGTGGAGCAGCGCCGCCTGGTCACGCTCATGCTGGTGGCCGCAGGCGTGATCGCCGCAGCGTGCGCCGCCGCACCGAACTTGCCCGTCCTGATGCTGACCTTGGGCGGTCTGGCGATGCTGTCGGTGTGCGCCCAGATTCTCGTGCCGCTCGCCGCCACACTCGCGGCCCCGGAGGAACGCGGCCACGTCGTGGGGTTCGTGACCAGCGGGCTGCTGATCGGGACCCTCTCGGCCCGCACAGTGAGCGGGTTCGCCGCGGGTCTGGCAGGATTCCGGCTGATCTTCGCCGTCGCGGCAGTGGTGATGATCGTTCTCGCCGTGCTGCTGAAGCGGGTGCTGCCCCCCACCCCGCCCGCCCAACGGCAGGGTTACGGCGGCTTGTTGGGCTCGGTCGTGACCCTGGTGGCCACCGAGCCGGAGCTTCAGCGGCGCATGATTCTCGCCTTCTTGCAGTTCGCCGGCTTCACGGTGCTGTGGACCCCGATGGCGTTTCTCCTCGCCGGTCCGCCGTACCACTACGGGGCCACGGTCATCGGGCTCTTCGGGCTCTTCGGCGTGGTAAGCGCGATGGCCGCCCCTGTGGCGGGCCGGCTGGGCGACAAGGGCCGCAGCGGGCTGACCGTAACGCTCTCCCTGGCCCTGATGGTCGTCAGCTGGGGCGCGCTCGCGCTGGGCGCCTCGTCACTCGTCGCGCTCATCGCCGGAATCGTGCTGCTCGATGCCGGCTTCCAGGGCGCCCACATCAACCATCAGCGAACGGTCTTCGCTCTTCAGCCCGAGGCACGCAGCCGCATCAACACCGCCTACATGTTCGCCTTCTTCCTCGGCGGGGTGGCCGGATCGAGCCTGGCCGCCGTCGTATACGACGCAGGGGGATGGACCGGGACCTGCCTGCTCGGACTCGTCCTGGCACTAGTGGCCCTGCTGCTGTGGTTGCTCCGGATACCGCGCCGACGGTCCGATGCCGTTCTGGAGGGCGTCCCGGATGCGGGAGCGTAA